GAAGCAGACGACCACTGTGAGGTCATCACCTTCGCTGTCCTTTCCACCACTCAGTCGCCAGGTCTGTTCCTTTTCAGACCAGATTGCGTCTTTTGCCGTGCGGATCGCCTCATTGAGGTCGACGACCTGCACGCCGCGCTTCGCCATGG
The sequence above is drawn from the Polyangiaceae bacterium genome and encodes:
- a CDS encoding DUF4258 domain-containing protein produces the protein MKPADALQAAQAAAKTRQLLLTMHARESMAKRGVQVVDLNEAIRTAKDAIWSEKEQTWRLSGGKDSEGDDLTVVVCFDPARVITVF